In Bacillus sp. Cs-700, one genomic interval encodes:
- a CDS encoding amidohydrolase, with the protein MDFIDEHHDEIFKTYEELHQLAEASWQEKKTAQYLKEKLSRAGYQIHTFEGHFGFVAEFNRKSAQVIALRADMDALIQEVEGIVKPNHSCGHDAHSTMVLFAALSLINQPMKHTIRFIFQPAEETAEGALKMIEEQVLKDVVFLGGIHLRPAMEIPLGKAAPVISHGSTTSIKGWIKGVPSHAARPEKGNNPLEAAAAIIQALKQIRLDVPDAYSVKITELHGGEAANSIPSKARFTLDLRARSNETMTQLIEQTNHVITKVGELTKTEITSTAAEFSPAAVKHALAIDLATKAISATLGRENVVSECASPGAEDFHFYSLKHPSVASTMIGLGCNLLPGLHHPNMHFNKEALMDGTKILIQLLLEADQQNWLERR; encoded by the coding sequence GTGGATTTTATAGATGAGCATCATGATGAAATCTTTAAAACCTATGAAGAACTGCATCAACTGGCTGAAGCAAGTTGGCAGGAAAAGAAAACAGCGCAATATTTAAAAGAAAAGTTATCACGCGCTGGATATCAAATCCACACCTTTGAAGGACACTTTGGCTTTGTTGCAGAGTTTAATCGAAAGAGCGCTCAAGTCATTGCGCTTCGTGCCGATATGGATGCATTAATTCAAGAAGTGGAGGGCATTGTGAAGCCGAACCATTCATGTGGGCATGACGCACATAGTACGATGGTGTTATTTGCTGCGCTCTCCCTTATCAACCAACCTATGAAGCACACCATTCGGTTTATTTTTCAACCAGCGGAAGAAACGGCTGAAGGGGCATTGAAAATGATCGAGGAGCAGGTGCTAAAAGATGTTGTCTTTCTCGGAGGTATTCACTTACGTCCGGCGATGGAAATCCCTTTAGGAAAAGCAGCGCCTGTTATTTCTCATGGATCAACAACGAGTATAAAGGGATGGATTAAAGGTGTACCTTCTCACGCTGCTCGGCCAGAAAAGGGTAATAACCCACTCGAAGCAGCCGCGGCTATAATTCAAGCTCTAAAACAAATCCGTTTAGACGTACCAGATGCTTATTCGGTGAAAATCACTGAACTTCATGGCGGTGAAGCTGCCAATTCAATACCATCGAAAGCTCGGTTCACACTGGACCTAAGAGCAAGATCAAACGAGACGATGACACAACTTATTGAGCAAACGAATCACGTCATTACAAAAGTGGGCGAGTTAACGAAAACAGAAATCACTTCCACCGCTGCCGAATTTTCCCCTGCCGCTGTGAAACATGCACTAGCCATTGACCTTGCGACAAAAGCAATAAGCGCCACTTTAGGTCGCGAAAACGTTGTATCAGAATGCGCATCACCAGGAGCGGAAGATTTTCATTTCTATTCGTTGAAACACCCTTCAGTCGCTTCAACTATGATTGGACTAGGTTGTAACCTACTGCCTGGATTGCATCATCCGAACATGCATTTTAACAAGGAAGCCTTAATGGATGGAACGAAGATTCTAATCCAATTACTTTTAGAAGCTGATCAACAGAACTGGCTAGAAAGAAGGTAG